atttatagataaaatatacTTCACTCTGAACCAAATTTAATGCAACCTTAATTTGAATCCCTTCTTtcgatattataattattttaaaatatttataagataGGTAACTTACATGATCCGATCCAACCCATCTTATCTATCCTATTTGACCCGGTCCAGGCCATCTACTTCATCTGACTCGATTTGAAGTGGTACGGGATGGATATGATATGAGTTTTTAATTATGGGATAGATATGGATTTTAGCGGATCCGTCTCACATTGTATATATTGCTATTCCTATCCACGGTCCGAGTTTATTTGGAAATTTCAAACTGAAGCTaccattttaccaaaaaaaaaaaagccttttcTTGCCAACCTTTACATCGGCTTCTACTTCTAAGAcatctcccaaaaaaaaaatcctcagaCAAGCaagcagagagagagaggcggCATGGCGGAGATTTTGGTTGTTTGTTTGATCAAAAAGTTAGCTTCCACCTTCACGTCGGCGGCAATGAGACGGGTGGTTTCCCGGGCCGCATCGTTGCGACAACTTGAGCAAAAAATTCGTGGAATCATGAGGAATCTGGAGTTGATGCGGGCCTTTCTAAGTTATGCCGACAAATACAGAGCCAACGACGAACTGATGGGCGTCTGGGTGAACCAAGTGAGGGAGATCGCTTACGACATCAACATCCTTGCCGATGAGTTCACCTATCTAACTTCTGGGCAAAGCCGGAGAACCCTCAAGAGCCACCTCTACAGTGCCTTCACCAGTCCACAGAACACCAAGGCCTTGCATCATCTCTTGAATGATCTAGAAAATATCAGGAAAGAGCTTGATCGACTTTTAGAAACTGAAGAAAAATACGGCTTTAGGATGACAGGAGGATCGCCTAGTTCGAACAAAAGCTTGCATCTCGCAGAATCAGCACATTTCATCCAGGAAGAGGAGATGGTGGGGTTCGATAAGCACACAGATCTGCTCATGAGATGGCTAATGGATGCGGAGTCCCAGCGCACCGTGATCTCCGTGTGGGGTATGGGAGGCGCTGGCAAGACCGCCCTGGTCACCACTGCGTACAGAGCCGAGATGGTCGTCAGCCACTTCGGCTGTCGTGCGTGGGTTTCTGTGTCTCAAAGTTACGACGCCCATGACCTGCTCAAAAGAATCATATTGGCACTGCACCCGGAGAGAGGGCAGGCCAATCATCCGCACAGGCTGGATTCTATTCCTTCCCGGGGACTCGTGGAGATACTCAAGTCACTTGTGCATCCTAGGAGGTACCTAATTGTCTTGGATGACGTGTGGCATAAAGAAGTTTGGGATGATGTTGGTAGTGCGTTGTTCGATAATGGTTGTGGGAGCAGAGTCGTCATTACCACACGGAACCAGGAAGTTGCTTCAGCGGCGGTTGATATCCGGGTTATGAAACTTGAGCCATTGCAAGAATACGATGCATGGACACTGTTCCGCAAGGAAGCATTTGGGAGAGATAACGATGGAAGCTGTCCTCCAGAACTGGAGGGTTTGGCTAGAAGAATAGTGGAGAAGTGTGATGGCTTGCCATTGGCTTTAGTGTCTATAGGAAGGCACATCTTACGGACCGAAGAGACAAAGATGGCATGGAAGAGCATTCTTGATGGTCCAGCATGGGGGAAGAGAGCGAACCTGGATCTCCTCAAGATCTCTACAAACTTAAACCGCAGCATCGATGGCCTACCGCATCAACTCAAGAACTGCTTCCTATATTGCAGCATATTTCCGAAAGGCCATGTCATCAAAAGAAAATCTTTGATCAGATTATGGGTGGCAGAAGGATTTGTACGGGAAGGTGCAGAGCGCACAGCAGAGGAGGCGGCAGAGCAGTGCCTCAACCAACTTGTTAGCCAATCTGTGCTCCAGGTGACAGAGAGGAATGAATTTGGAAGGGTGAGCCGCCTTCGAATGCATCTTCTTATGAGGGACCTGATTGTGGCTAGATCAAGAGAAGAGAATTTCCACCAGATCTATGACACTGTTGCAGGAGGGATGCTGCAAAATAGAGTTCAGAGTCTTTCAATAATTGGAAGCAGGGGTGATCACCAATTGAACGAAAAGATGCCCAAACTTCGATCTTTCCATGTCTTCTCATCAGTTTTGGCCCCTTCCCTGCTCTCCAACTTTAGGCTATTGACGGTTTTGAATCTATACCGAGCTCCTATTGAAAGACTACCAAGCGATGTCGTCGATCTCTTTAACCTGCGCTACTTGTGTATTCGGAAGACTAGAGTTAAAGAGCTTCCCGTTGCAATTGGTAAGTTGCGGAGCCTAGAATACTTGGATGCATGGCACACTCATGTGGAGAACTTGCCATGGGGAATAACAAGTCTGGAAAACTTGCAGCACCTTATGGCAAAAAAATTTGAAGGTAAAACTTCAAGATACACAGATAGCACGAGTGGGGTGCAAATTCTTGACAGAGTACAGAATTTGAAGCGCCTACAGACACTGAAAGCTGTTGTGGCAAACGAAGACATGATAAAAGGCCTGAGTAATTTGACACATTTGAGAAGATTAGAAATTGTAGAAGTAAGAAACATGCATTGTGTTAAGCTGGCTAAGTCCATACTGAAGATGAAACACCTTCGTCACTTGGTTGTTAAAAGAAAACACTGGCATGAGACATTGCAGTTGGGATCTCTAGAACCACCACCGCCCCTGCTTCAAAAGCTGAGTTTGTATGGTAAGCTGGAGGGGAGGGTGTTGCCTCATTGGGTTAATTCCCTCACAAACCTCACGCATCTAACACTGCAATCATCTGGGATTGGAAAAAATTCGCTTCGTTCGCTCTCCTTGTTGCCCAAGCTAGTATATCTTGTTCTTTTAGAAGTATATGATGAGCAGAAATTGGATTTTGATGCAGGATGGTTCCATGAGCTCAGATTACTCCGGTTACAGGACATGGGCCATCTCAGGAGCATTGAAATAAAGCAGGGAGCACTGGTAAACTTACATGAGCTATTTTTGGTGAGATGCCGAGAGTTGAAGATGGTGCCCACTGGCATCGAAACCCTCATACATCTCCAAAAGTTGGTGCTTGATGGCATGCCAAATGAATTAGTGGAGAAGCTGCATGTAGGGGGAGAGACTGAGGAGGATCGCTTAAAGGTTCTGCATATCCCCATTATCATGAACTGGGTTAGAAGTGGGGACAGATGGATTGAACAAAGGCTTTCCTGATGGTGAACATATCCTCAGTATGCTTGGAAGAACATGTCAGGGATCATGGGCTGATGTCACGGCTTAATGGTCCAACATGCATGAAGTTTGAATATTTCCTCTAAGGAAGGGTGATCTGAGACAGATGAGGTGCGTTCTAGTCTCCTTCCAATACTTTCACATCCTAGTGAATATTTCATGATATTTTGGGTGAAGGGGAGGTTTGAGAGGAAATAGTTCAGAATAATATGATAAAAGTTGatatacttttttcttttttgaggatAATAAAAGTTGATATACTAGCATATGTTAATCTTTTTAAATGTGTATAGCTGTAAGAGTTTAAAGAATAAATATCTGTAGATTCTCATGATGATATACTTGCATAGATACATTAATCTTTTTAAATGTGTATGACTATAAGAGTTTAAAGGACAAGTATCTGCAGATTCTCATGAAGATAAAAGTTGATGTGTTTGTAAATTCTTCCCCTGTTTTTCCTTAATAAAATCTGTGTGGCTACTTGCCTCCCTCGCCacccaaaaaacaaaaaagtGTTGTCTGTAGATTCCGATGTTCTTTCTTCTTGCCTAGATTCTGCTAAATACTTGCACCTTGTGATGTTGGGTGCAGTTGTTGAGCTTGCTGAATTGAAGGGTACTTGTTTGAAATCGTGTCAAGCAGAACATCTCATCGTTCTGCAGTGATAGTTCATAATGCTTCAATCTGTATCTTAGTTACAGCTGAAAAAGGAACGAgacatttttatgcaataaaccGTTGTATAATtgatattgtaatattatttatattcaaTTCTGCATTAAATAACTTAACCTCTTCTCTTTTTCCTAATTTCCTGAGTTGTCCGAATATGTTATTCTGTTACACGGTTGGAGGTGATGATTAGAACAAGTGTGCTGATATGTCACAACAATCTACTTTCAAAACATTACCAACTTTTGTAACAATATATAGCTACCATTATGACTACATCTGACTTCATCTTGGTGATAAggttttattattattttggcaTTAATATTCAAAGGTATACTATAATAACGTTCCCCTTTAATTTTGTAACTTGTTATCACAACTAATCAAGGTTTCTACAGTAGTGAAactttttattccaaaaatatgcAAATTCTGGGCTACATAATGGTGTGCCATAATTACTGAATGGTatcctttttctatttttcaatttGGTGATGGATGGTCCGTGGCATGAATGTATGGAACCAAGGGAAGGTTAAATCTTTTGTTGATACAATTATCTCCGAAATACTTTTGTTATCgtgatatcttttcttttttttttgagttttttttttaagtagAAGGGCGATAAGAATACTACCCGACCTTTACTGCAAATTGAGTAGGGTTTCACTAGAGCAGTTAAAAAGAACTTTTGAGTTACAGAAGTGTACCAACAACAAGCTTGTAGCTGACAAAGAAGACATGCTGTAGAACCATTGGAGACGTAAAGCAGAGCACTAGAAATGAAAGCGGCGGGGTAACTGGTGGTCCTGTATAACACAGATTGCAGCAACTTGGCCAACAAGGATAGGAGACCAAAGTAGAGACCAGTTGAGCGGAGGAAAAACTTTGAATTCCTGCATTCTAAAGGATGATCCTCAACTGAATACAAAGTCTACCATGTGTTGCAAGATTACCTGTTAATTAGTGTAAAATCCAAAATAACAACAAACAATCATATATAGGAAATAAAACACAATATTTACATGATTCAGCCTTTGACCGACATCCATGCGCAAAGATGAGGAGAAGTTACATTATATCAGAAAATAAAGTACAAAAAGAATGAGCAAATAACCTTTACAGTGTATGGTGGCTAAAATAATAAAAGTTGCGATAATAATATATAGCCATCCATTCTAAAACAACGAGAAAAGATCAAAACGCCCAAACAAGCCAACTAGAGTCCAGAAAATGGGTCGGATCCATACCAGGGGGGTTGCGCATCCTCTACCGACATGGACCTCATCTAAAATCTTCTCAGAACACCTTCTCAAAATAGTCAGATCGGGTGATAAACCTGGTCATACCAAAATTCAAGAAACACTCAACACCATGTTCAATCTCCTATTCAAACATTGGAAAGCATAGTAGCCAAACTCCTCATTTTCTGCCGCACTGCCATGTTCAATTAGCAGTTTTTTACTATCAAGCATCGACCAGTTACTGAATAGATTGAGACCCTCTGAGACTATTAAAGTAACAGACTTCTgcttgttcaaaaaaaaaaatcattaattccTCTCTTTCCATGTGGCCCAATTCATGGCAGTCACAAGAATTAGCACTAAACAATGAGCAAGCTTTGGAATGTTTCTTTTGGTCCAGTCCAGACATAGCTCTTCAACTGATTTAAAGGATGGCAAAACTCCCATAAGCAGGTACAATGATTTACAGATAGAACTAGAGAATTTGCAATCGACAAAAAGATGATCTAGAGACTCAGTTGCATGCTGCCAAAACACAGAGCCTCCCAGGTTTTTCTGAAACTTTCTATCAATTATCATTCAGCTTGTTCTTCGAAAACAGTCACGTAAAGCCTTTAATTTTAAGGGGCACACAGACTCCAAAGGGTATTCGCAAATCAGCATTTAATTCCCCTTGAGTTGATGAAAGGATACAGAGAAGCCAAGGAAAATTTAGCATTGTTGCTGCCTTTCCAAATGACCCTGTCCTCTTCAGAATTGAGATAGACTAAGTCGAGCAAGAGGAAAAGGTGCTGAAACTGTTTCCGGGTCTTCTGTTAGTCTGAGGAGGAGTTCTAATTTTCCAAGAGAAATTCCTAGCATCAAAGAAGTCGGCAAGCGACCCGTTCTTCTTGCGGCTCAAAGAGTCAAGAGAGGGAAAAACATATTGGAGCCGCACAGAACATGTCAAAATTTCAACAATCATGCAACACACCATTCCCCGAAGGCGTTGGTATGACGAGATGTTGAAGTATTTTTTTTGTATCTCTTGAATTGCTTCTTTTCTTGCTACCTATTTTTCCTTTCTGGTGCAGTTCTTGTGCTTGATGAATTAAAAATAGGATGAAAGTGATATGGATATTATCCGTCCGAATCTGTTTTGGTATTCGATCAATccaaatatagataaaaatttcaGAATCCGACTAACATCCGtattcatattcatatccatcaaagaaaaatagatatagatatgataaacaactatccgatccatatccgaatatccgaatctacatgtaatcctatataattttatatatcacttattaatttttttaaaaaaatatacaacatataaacatattattaacttgatttatcatataTTTAGTAATATCATTGATTttgtagttataaaatttaattatccaaattatattcgtaattatatccatactttcagtatccgaattgtatccatatccattgaaaataaatataaatataaattttttcatcctaataatatctgtatccatatttatattcatcagataaaataaatatggatacggATGTGCTAGTATCCGATCTGATTTTAGtgctaattaaaaaaaaaatttgtttctaGTCAAGCTAATCAGGATGTCTTATTTTTCCATTCAGGTGCAGTTCTTGACCTGCATACGAGCAGCCCGAGTTCAGCTTGATAACAGCTCAGTTTGAGCTCAGTTCACTTCAAAGCTAGCTGAGTTCAAACAAAGTTCAGACCTTGGCTATAAACAAGCCAAACTTGAATGCTAACATTTATAAAAGCATATAAAGACTCGGCTCAGCTTTGTGAGAAGCTCTACTGAGACCATATTCAAGGAAAGATGGAACAGTATCACTTTCAGCCCAAGATAAAGCTGAGCTTGAGCAGCTCTTTTGTAAAATAAGCCATTGGAGCAAATCGCTAGTCAACTTGGCTCATTCTATTTGTAACTCTAGCTGTTACAGTGGTTATCGTGACAGCCTCGGATCAACGCTATATCACAAGGAATCTCAAGTTCTCAGATCATCAAAATGACTGCTGACCATCGTATGAGCTGAGGAGCCCATCTCCATACTGAGCTGAGGCACCCTCGAGGTCTAACTTGTATATTAGCTACTCAATCGACTTATCTCCTCAACGTGCACAATAGTTGTCTATCCCGAATAGATAAGATTTGCTACAATTGCCTCTCCTGATCTCACAGGAGCAATTAAGGACTGAATTATCTCACTCAGTTTGGAATATCCAACGATCCGGTAATCTTGGGATCATccaatctcacagctaacaatccagctgtccgatattcttctatataaacaatcagagcTCCGAGGATCCAAGTAAGTTCAATCAAATCCCTCTCAGAAAATCTATTGCTGCTCCTTTGTTCTCTACTTTTCTGAGTTGGACCTCGGAGGGTCCTTATCGAAGCCACAATCTCTAATTTGGGGACTTGTTTTGTAGGTCGCTCCAGCACCATCACCTCCATAAGAGGATCAGGTGTCCGTCTTCCGATCCCGATCGATTTCAGCaacaacagatagaggaaggatcTACATTCGCATTCATAGCTCAAAGACAGACATCTTCTCAGCTTTCTAATGTCGTCGCTTCTCGACAGGCGGCCAGCCAAGCTGACAATCAAGTTCAACCATTGGCGTCGAAAATCTCTCCACCAGTTCAACCGATCGTCTCTCCATCGGTTCAACCGGCCCAACCGACTTTGGTCACGATCGACCAATTCGATCAACTTTTCAGTAAGTTCAACATCTGATGACTATGATCCAAGCAGTCCAGACTTTTCTCATGCCCTTCCAAGTGGTGCCACAGCCTCCTCAGGTTATCCCTGCACCCTCTACAGCAATGCATCATATAATTTCCTCGATGGTGCCATTTGTACCTTTCATAATGGTGCCTCTATAGAATCCTATTCTGACTGCAGTTCCATAGCCACCACCTCAACCAGAACCGCAGGCACCTTCTCGAAGTCCgaagtgttgggaaatgtatcccaaaaagccaatcgtcaagctgttgatggttgagcaaccaagtattgtaattgatttgttaataaataaaatatatttggtattttcattataaactttcatcttcaaatgaactccgttgttatgatgaagtccttaggactatttagattcgataaagagaggatttatcgattagtccttaaaatagttcacgaccaaataataggatgttaataaggacgacagcttctatcgagcataggtcgctgtggccatatgggttggttgtcctcttaaccaaagagtatggagacactgatatggcatacagataagatatactggtacatcatcattgaacgtgacaactccagagtattctgctgtcgagaatatctctgatgggatataggtataagtgtcccttagacctgagatcgcctcagtgacttacaaacaactcactgtgctttagtactggactaactgaatttctaattcaggaatggaaggcttctggacacagtcaagtacttacgaagtcagagtgtgatcgagatgggattgaccactccaagagttggagaagaatgagtcgctgtatttcaatttagcaaaatcttgaccaggataatccatcagatggatttgatattttgaaatacaatgtggacaacctgatcagagttgacagttgaactctggggtgtcctatgatcattttcgtcaaggggataaattatataaaactatatccgcatgggttctaaggatgttgttctacacattcgacctatccggtcgtcgggtaccattgctagatggtcacttcgattgatacaaaaatttatttctgtgctatcggcttaggttcggacctatgaggtcacacacattagagttcatgatccgatcggatggttgatcaacgattaagaatcattctagggttaaatgatcaatacgattgacagttaacccagtgcaagtgttgcaggaggatcgattagcaattcgattgctaattgacttaatttgattaagccaatgggtgagattaagtctaattaaatataatttaattagatttagtttggacttgattggatcaagtccaattggtttattggataagccaagtgcaagaaaaaactagtcctagttcaactaggacttgggtcaatctaatttctaatttgattaaaaattaaatcagatttaaatctaatttaatctaattaaattaaatttttaattggattaagacctattttaattgagttgatctaattttggtttgatttgatttgagaaatcaaattaaaacaagtcataagatagaatcctagtaagactaggattccaccttgcaccacataagccttccccacgccctctctctcattcaatgccaatctcctcttattttgtgcgacaaaaccctctcccaggtctctcccacattcacaaaaggtttcctctcttctttcttacatggaaggtggtttggatcaaatcaaagaggaataagtttggatttcgaattctatgagatagagttttagaaatccaaaactctttcaattttgcactgaatttatccaatttttttgaaattttttgggttttaggatacacattgtgcaccctttgctggtgatccatacatgaaaataaggaaaggtgctcaagagttgggtgcctcttatcttgccatgtttggataagccttgactaggtatttgacctagacaaggactctatcatatctctctgtataaaatgagtttcttcatgaaatttttgaagaagatagagatttgagagacctttgggccattcaaaatcaaagagaaaaacctttgggtcgtggagatataatagacacaagatagggtgtctagagagagaaacgagaagaagaagagggtcttcttctagggttgtttgttttcatatctttcctccctccatcttgagtttcctgagagcgtctcagatctaaaactcttcctcctactttccatctttggaagagttcaaatcaagaaggaggcacctgatcaaccatcaaagaagaatcagcgcagtactagcatactgtgctgatttcctgaagcaggacttctgatcgagattcgtaggctcgtgtggacgactcctagaggccggatgcatgtgcggcttgcaacatcatcctcaatcccagatcagcgaggttagaacatctaacttgcaaggtaataaatctgatctattgtttaatacatacattagatgtagtataaaaatatgttgatatgatcaacatgtagttcatgctgtatatatatattttaatttctgatttaatgctatgcaataatcatgtaataagattttagatctaaaaatttttgattttaaaaaataaattttgatttattttagtcttccgctgtatgatcttgaaaaagtttcaagatctaaccctgaaaccctagatctggttcctacaattggtatcagagcctaggttctttattacatgattatttatacatgcttagattattttttagattagatctaatttataatctaattattaaatctgaaattaaaattttagatcaatcacgaactgcaaggttgtcctgctgtaaggtttaccccttacagtgcaaaggttgtcctagtttgtgtagatctatctttaatcataaatttgttagatatgatctagattaaatttataatttattagatttaaaaggtatttaaatctgaaataaaatctttttgttaataatttttgtgcaaagaaattgtttaaagttgaaattgttttaattacatgaacctatttagattagatctaaagtagtttcatgtttatttcacttatatcttgattatgaatcaaacatgcaatatggttggtagaatcatattgtaaaattattttacaaatatgaaaattatttttttaaaagccgaacccaaccctcagtccaaaactaattatgaattaagaagttgtttgattaggttctaggattgtgaattgaagaacctaagacacaaaccataacacattgggttaatgggttagtgggaattaggtccattaattgggttagacctatggttagattaaagatggacttaattagagaattgactaaatctaatcaattgttgtcttagattaggtcaaggattctctagatcaattacaatagttgtagttggtcaagtccatgtctttaacgagaatcaaatggacttgattcttggctaagcagtctagcatgaattgttaggttgatctaatcgaaactaattaaaccagttggtgtctaaggtaaaccagaccggtggtttttaattgggagcccgcttacctaaccatttctgatggtgtctaaggcaagctttggcagaccctcccactgatcgaacttacctggcctcttggtgaaattatattttgatcggatcacttgactattcgagctgacccatatcagctaggtaaatcagtgtgactgaattAGGTGCtcatagaccagcccttttaatggtctcccttaagctgacttggtgaagccagtgggaggatcatgataagctggttcatctgacctcatcctctaaattatttaaatcctctaaaattattaggtccttaaaatgataaagttatggagataactgagtcatagcctcccattaaggtatttgataatgagtccattaactcaataatcattgcagacccaaaggcctggtgcttattgactaatggaattatcactcatcatatgacgacttagaagtgtctctctaatggtggttaggtgagccaaccaaagttgggcttaatcattcgttggttagatacaccaagtatgatcatgttaatggttggacctaaccggatccttacagtggaggccaaagcctactgattaggtttctggggcaaaattaaaattactaaaaattatttagagaaacaattggttatgaacctacccttagatgtacatgggttggccaaccaaagttgggcttgtgtgcagtctaagtggattctagcacccactaaagaattagggtaattcctcgaattgaaggtagaggctaccaattcaaataaaatagtgggagaaaccttttgattaaagtccaaatctttaggtttaatgaatcaattactaattaggttatggttctcctttgtgcaaatatggccacttccctatcgctccgatcattgttggacaatgataagttggtgcgacccaacttcggtaggtagtaccgaaagttgaagatagtcctggagcatgaacggatcctatatgtgataatggatcttgcacctgaggagccagctgccaatgtacgtggaacagtcagagacactgaccagaagtggctcagtgatcggaccacggtgcgctgtatcatgctggctaccatgagcgacgagttcagttgcagattcgagatggctcagccaaaagacatgcttcaagtgttggaggatgcctttgacacacccgatgacgtagagaggcacaagactagttgtgccatcttcaacaccaaaatgcgggatggtgctctatcactgatcatgtattgtacatgatcgagctgatggaacgattgatcaagctcggcttttccttgcatgagtagcttgggaaagatacaatactgaactcgctgcccaagtcttatctcccattcctcactcattatagaatgacaaagcctgaagtaaactaccacggttattggggttgcttcagaactttgagaaggatcaccaactcctcaaggagtcggtgaacttagtgggaggttcgtcttctagt
Above is a genomic segment from Elaeis guineensis isolate ETL-2024a chromosome 1, EG11, whole genome shotgun sequence containing:
- the LOC105060402 gene encoding disease resistance protein RPM1-like → MAEILVVCLIKKLASTFTSAAMRRVVSRAASLRQLEQKIRGIMRNLELMRAFLSYADKYRANDELMGVWVNQVREIAYDINILADEFTYLTSGQSRRTLKSHLYSAFTSPQNTKALHHLLNDLENIRKELDRLLETEEKYGFRMTGGSPSSNKSLHLAESAHFIQEEEMVGFDKHTDLLMRWLMDAESQRTVISVWGMGGAGKTALVTTAYRAEMVVSHFGCRAWVSVSQSYDAHDLLKRIILALHPERGQANHPHRLDSIPSRGLVEILKSLVHPRRYLIVLDDVWHKEVWDDVGSALFDNGCGSRVVITTRNQEVASAAVDIRVMKLEPLQEYDAWTLFRKEAFGRDNDGSCPPELEGLARRIVEKCDGLPLALVSIGRHILRTEETKMAWKSILDGPAWGKRANLDLLKISTNLNRSIDGLPHQLKNCFLYCSIFPKGHVIKRKSLIRLWVAEGFVREGAERTAEEAAEQCLNQLVSQSVLQVTERNEFGRVSRLRMHLLMRDLIVARSREENFHQIYDTVAGGMLQNRVQSLSIIGSRGDHQLNEKMPKLRSFHVFSSVLAPSLLSNFRLLTVLNLYRAPIERLPSDVVDLFNLRYLCIRKTRVKELPVAIGKLRSLEYLDAWHTHVENLPWGITSLENLQHLMAKKFEGKTSRYTDSTSGVQILDRVQNLKRLQTLKAVVANEDMIKGLSNLTHLRRLEIVEVRNMHCVKLAKSILKMKHLRHLVVKRKHWHETLQLGSLEPPPPLLQKLSLYGKLEGRVLPHWVNSLTNLTHLTLQSSGIGKNSLRSLSLLPKLVYLVLLEVYDEQKLDFDAGWFHELRLLRLQDMGHLRSIEIKQGALVNLHELFLVRCRELKMVPTGIETLIHLQKLVLDGMPNELVEKLHVGGETEEDRLKVLHIPIIMNWVRSGDRWIEQRLS